Below is a genomic region from Oceanivirga salmonicida.
CTGCCATTTTATATGTATCGTCTTTTTTCTTAACTGATCCACCTTCACCTTTAGATGCAGCGATTAATTCTTTTTTCAATTTATTAATCATTCCGTATTCTTTTCTATCTCTAGTATACTTAACTAACCATCTAATTGCTAAGGCTTGTTGTCTTTCTTTTCTCACTTCAACAGGAACTTGATATGTAGCCCCACCAATTCTTCTAGATCTTACTTCTAGTTGTGGTCTAACATTTTCCATTGCTTTTCTGAAAACTTCTATTCCTGGTTCATTTATTTCTTTTTCAATTTCTTCTAATGCATTATAGAATATTGATTCTGCTATTGATTTTTTACCATCTAACATAAGACCATTAATAAATTTAGTTACAACTTTATCATTGAACTTTGAATCAGGTAAAACATCTCTTTTTTCAGCTTGTCTTCTTCTTGACATTTGTTCTCCTCCTAATTATTTATTTTATTTAGGTCTCTTAGTACCGTATCTTGATCTTCCTTGCTTTCTATTTACAACTCCTGCTGTATCTAGTGCACCTCTTATCACTTTATATCTTACCCCTGGTAAATCTTTAGTTCTTCCCCCTCTTAGTAATACTATTGAGTGTTCTTGAAGATTATGTCCTATTCCTGGTATGTATGCTGTTACTTCTATTCCGTTAACTAATTTTACTCTGGCAACCTTTCTTAACGCTGAGTTAGGTTTCTTAGGTGTAGTTGTATATACTCTTACACAAACTCCTCTTTTTTGTGGATTAGCCTTTAATGCTGGTGATTTCTTTTTCTTTTCAGATGTTTTTCTTCCAAATCTAACTAATTGATTGATTGTAGGCATATTTCCTC
It encodes:
- the rpsG gene encoding 30S ribosomal protein S7; this encodes MSRRRQAEKRDVLPDSKFNDKVVTKFINGLMLDGKKSIAESIFYNALEEIEKEINEPGIEVFRKAMENVRPQLEVRSRRIGGATYQVPVEVRKERQQALAIRWLVKYTRDRKEYGMINKLKKELIAASKGEGGSVKKKDDTYKMAEANRAFAHYKW
- the rpsL gene encoding 30S ribosomal protein S12 gives rise to the protein MPTINQLVRFGRKTSEKKKKSPALKANPQKRGVCVRVYTTTPKKPNSALRKVARVKLVNGIEVTAYIPGIGHNLQEHSIVLLRGGRTKDLPGVRYKVIRGALDTAGVVNRKQGRSRYGTKRPK